In Pseudomonas hamedanensis, a single window of DNA contains:
- a CDS encoding SCP2 sterol-binding domain-containing protein — MTSVADAVKAMQAKFNPAAAAGLDLVFGFNITDEDKQYALIVKDGTCDIQEGENPDANCTLVLDSQTLKDIVSGETDGMQAFMGGKLRVEGDMMLSMKLSELFPS, encoded by the coding sequence ATGACCTCCGTAGCTGATGCCGTAAAAGCAATGCAAGCCAAGTTCAACCCAGCCGCCGCTGCCGGTCTGGATCTGGTCTTCGGTTTCAACATCACCGACGAAGACAAGCAGTACGCGCTGATCGTCAAGGATGGCACCTGCGACATCCAGGAAGGCGAAAACCCGGACGCCAACTGCACGCTGGTGCTGGATAGCCAGACCTTGAAAGACATCGTCAGCGGCGAAACCGACGGCATGCAGGCTTTCATGGGCGGCAAACTGCGCGTTGAAGGCGACATGATGCTGTCGATGAAACTGTCTGAGCTGTTCCCTTCGTAA
- a CDS encoding histidine phosphatase family protein, with protein sequence MGSIYLIRHGQASFGADDYDVLSATGVRQAEILGQHLAELGIRFDRCLAGDLRRQQHTATSALEQFSAKGLPVPVLETDSAFNEFDADAVIRALLPAMLPDEPEALDILRNAAQNRGEFQRIFALIVERWLAGTYDTPGLESWLGFVERVQAGLHRILDLAQKNQTIAVFTSGGTITALLHLITQMPARQAFELNWQIVNTSLNQLKFRGREVALASFNSHAHLQLLKAPELITFR encoded by the coding sequence GTGGGCAGCATTTACTTGATTCGACATGGCCAGGCCTCCTTCGGTGCAGACGATTATGACGTCCTGTCGGCGACCGGCGTACGGCAGGCAGAAATCCTCGGCCAGCACCTTGCCGAGCTGGGGATCCGCTTCGATCGCTGCCTCGCTGGCGACCTGCGCCGTCAGCAACACACCGCCACCAGCGCTCTGGAACAGTTCAGCGCCAAAGGCCTGCCGGTGCCGGTCCTGGAAACCGACTCCGCGTTCAACGAATTCGATGCCGACGCGGTGATTCGCGCCCTGCTCCCGGCCATGCTGCCGGATGAGCCCGAAGCCCTCGACATCCTGCGCAACGCCGCCCAGAACCGTGGCGAGTTCCAGCGCATCTTCGCCTTGATCGTCGAACGCTGGCTGGCTGGCACCTACGACACGCCTGGCCTGGAGAGCTGGCTGGGGTTCGTCGAACGGGTTCAGGCCGGCCTGCACCGCATCCTCGATCTGGCGCAAAAAAACCAGACCATCGCGGTATTCACCTCTGGCGGCACCATCACCGCCCTGCTCCACCTCATTACCCAAATGCCTGCCCGACAGGCCTTTGAACTGAACTGGCAGATCGTCAACACCTCGCTCAACCAACTGAAATTTCGTGGTCGCGAGGTGGCTCTGGCTTCCTTCAACAGTCACGCACACCTGCAACTGCTGAAGGCCCCGGAACTCATCACTTTCCGCTGA
- the sohB gene encoding protease SohB: protein MDFFTEYASFLAKTVTLVIAILVVLASFAALRSKGRRKSAGQLQVSKLNDFYKGLRERLEQTLLDKDQLKALRKGEAKTEKSEKKQKNKPQTRPRVFVLDFDGDIKASATESLRHEITALLTLATPKDEVVLRLESGGGMVHSYGLASSQLARIREAGVPLTVCIDKVAASGGYMMACIGEKIISAPFAILGSIGVVAQLPNVNRLLKKHDIDFEVLTAGEYKRTLTVFGENTEKGREKFQEDLDITHQLFKNFVARYRPQLAIDEVATGEVWLGIAALDKQLVDELKTSDEYLADRAKKAEVYHLHYAERKSLQERIGMAASGSVDRVLLNWWSRLTQQRFW from the coding sequence GTGGATTTTTTCACCGAATACGCCAGTTTCCTGGCCAAGACCGTCACCTTGGTGATTGCCATCCTGGTGGTGCTCGCCAGTTTTGCCGCGTTGCGCAGCAAGGGCCGGCGCAAGTCGGCGGGGCAGTTGCAGGTCAGCAAGCTCAACGATTTCTACAAAGGCTTGCGCGAGCGCCTGGAGCAGACGTTGCTCGACAAGGACCAGCTCAAGGCCTTGCGCAAGGGCGAAGCGAAAACCGAGAAAAGCGAGAAGAAGCAGAAGAACAAACCTCAAACCCGGCCACGGGTCTTTGTGCTCGACTTCGATGGCGACATCAAAGCCTCGGCCACTGAAAGCCTGCGTCACGAAATCACCGCATTGCTGACCCTGGCGACGCCGAAAGACGAAGTGGTCCTGCGCCTGGAAAGCGGCGGCGGAATGGTGCACAGCTATGGCCTGGCCTCCTCGCAACTGGCGCGGATCCGCGAGGCCGGCGTGCCGTTGACCGTGTGCATCGACAAAGTCGCAGCCAGCGGCGGCTACATGATGGCGTGCATCGGCGAGAAGATCATCAGCGCGCCGTTCGCCATCCTCGGTTCCATCGGCGTGGTTGCTCAGTTGCCCAACGTCAACCGCCTGCTGAAGAAACACGATATTGATTTCGAAGTGCTGACCGCCGGTGAATACAAACGCACCCTGACCGTGTTTGGCGAAAACACCGAAAAAGGCCGGGAGAAGTTTCAGGAAGACCTGGACATCACCCATCAGTTGTTCAAGAACTTCGTTGCCCGTTACCGTCCGCAACTGGCGATCGACGAAGTCGCCACGGGCGAAGTCTGGCTAGGCATTGCGGCGCTCGACAAGCAATTGGTGGACGAGCTCAAGACCAGTGATGAATATCTGGCCGACCGGGCGAAGAAAGCCGAGGTTTACCATCTGCATTACGCCGAGCGCAAAAGCCTGCAAGAACGTATCGGCATGGCTGCCAGCGGTTCGGTCGACCGCGTACTGCTGAACTGGTGGAGTCGCCTGACTCAACAACGCTTCTGGTAA
- a CDS encoding DUF934 domain-containing protein translates to MQRIIKNNEVVDETWHLLPKDASFDGISNCDDLIVPLSLWRDHGHALKARDGGLGVWLDADEEAEEIGEDVNCFQVIALNFPAFTDGRNYSNARLLRDRYGFKGELRAIGDVLRDQLFYMRRCGFDAFAVRPDKDPYEALEGLKDFSVTYQAATDEPLPLFRRR, encoded by the coding sequence ATGCAGCGAATCATTAAGAACAACGAAGTCGTCGACGAAACCTGGCACCTGCTGCCAAAGGACGCGAGCTTCGACGGCATCTCCAACTGCGACGACCTGATCGTGCCGCTGTCGCTGTGGCGCGATCATGGCCATGCCCTGAAAGCCCGTGACGGCGGTCTGGGCGTGTGGTTGGATGCGGACGAGGAAGCCGAGGAAATCGGTGAAGACGTCAATTGCTTTCAAGTCATCGCTCTGAACTTCCCGGCGTTCACCGACGGTCGCAACTACTCCAACGCGCGTCTGCTGCGTGATCGTTACGGGTTCAAGGGCGAGCTGCGGGCAATCGGCGATGTGCTGCGTGATCAGTTGTTCTACATGCGCCGCTGCGGTTTCGATGCGTTTGCCGTGCGTCCCGACAAAGACCCTTACGAAGCCCTCGAAGGCCTCAAGGACTTTTCGGTGACTTATCAGGCCGCCACTGACGAGCCATTGCCGCTGTTCCGCCGCCGCTAG
- a CDS encoding nitrite/sulfite reductase codes for MYVYDEYDQRIIEDRVKQFRDQTRRYLAGELSEEEFRPLRLQNGLYIQRFAPMLRVAVPYGQLTSRQVRMMAKIARDYDKGYAHISTRQNVQFNWPAVEDIPDILAELATVQMHAIQTSGNCLRNVTTDQFAGVAADEVIDPRPWCEIVRQWTTFHPEFAYLPRKFKIAVNGSTADRAAIEVHDIGLEPVYNAAGELGFRVLVGGGLGRTPVVGAFINEFLPWQDLLSYLDAILRVYNRYGRRDNKYKARIKILVKALTPEVFAQKVEAEMEHLRGGQTTLTEAELQRVAKHFVDPDYKVLDNQTAQLAELDKEHPGFARWRTRNTLAHKKPGYVAVTLSLKPTGVAPGDITDKQLDAVADLADRYSFGQLRTSHEQNIILADVEQSQLFTLWGELREQGFATPNIGLLTDIICCPGGDFCSLANAKSIPIAESIQRRFDDLDYLFDIGELDLNISGCMNACGHHHVGHIGILGVDKKGEEFYQVSLGGSASRDASLGKILGPSFAQEAMPDVISKLIDVYVEQRTEDERFIDTYQRIGIDLFKERVYAANH; via the coding sequence ATGTACGTATACGACGAGTACGATCAGCGGATCATCGAGGACCGCGTCAAGCAGTTCCGTGATCAGACCCGACGCTATCTGGCAGGTGAACTGAGCGAAGAAGAATTCCGCCCCCTGCGCCTGCAAAATGGCCTGTACATCCAGCGCTTTGCGCCGATGCTGCGCGTGGCCGTGCCTTACGGCCAACTGACCTCGCGTCAGGTGCGCATGATGGCCAAGATTGCCCGCGACTACGACAAGGGCTACGCCCACATCAGTACGCGGCAAAACGTGCAGTTCAACTGGCCGGCGGTCGAAGACATCCCGGACATTCTGGCTGAGCTGGCGACTGTGCAGATGCACGCGATCCAGACCAGCGGCAACTGCCTGCGTAACGTCACCACCGACCAGTTCGCCGGTGTCGCCGCCGACGAAGTGATCGATCCGCGCCCATGGTGCGAGATCGTCCGCCAGTGGACGACGTTCCACCCGGAATTCGCCTACCTGCCGCGTAAATTCAAGATCGCCGTCAACGGTTCGACCGCTGACCGCGCCGCCATCGAAGTCCACGACATCGGTCTGGAACCGGTCTATAACGCCGCTGGCGAGTTGGGCTTCCGCGTGCTGGTCGGCGGTGGCCTCGGACGTACGCCGGTCGTGGGCGCGTTCATCAACGAGTTTCTGCCGTGGCAGGACCTGTTGAGCTACCTCGACGCCATTCTGCGTGTGTACAACCGCTACGGCCGTCGTGACAACAAATACAAGGCGCGGATCAAGATCCTCGTCAAAGCCCTCACGCCGGAAGTGTTCGCGCAAAAAGTCGAAGCGGAAATGGAGCACCTGCGCGGTGGCCAGACCACGCTGACCGAAGCCGAACTGCAGCGTGTCGCCAAGCACTTCGTCGACCCCGATTACAAGGTCCTCGACAACCAGACCGCGCAACTGGCCGAGCTCGACAAAGAACACCCGGGCTTCGCCCGCTGGCGTACGCGCAACACCCTGGCGCACAAGAAGCCGGGCTATGTCGCCGTGACCCTGTCGCTGAAACCGACCGGCGTTGCGCCGGGCGACATCACCGACAAACAGCTTGATGCCGTCGCCGATCTGGCCGACCGCTACAGCTTCGGGCAACTGCGCACCTCCCACGAGCAGAACATCATTCTGGCCGACGTCGAGCAGAGCCAGTTGTTCACCCTGTGGGGCGAGCTGCGCGAGCAAGGTTTTGCGACCCCGAACATCGGCCTGCTGACCGACATCATCTGCTGCCCGGGCGGTGACTTCTGCTCGCTGGCCAACGCCAAGTCGATCCCGATTGCCGAATCGATCCAGCGCCGCTTCGACGATCTGGACTACCTGTTCGACATCGGCGAGCTGGACCTGAACATTTCTGGCTGCATGAACGCCTGCGGCCACCACCATGTCGGCCACATCGGTATCCTCGGGGTGGACAAGAAAGGTGAGGAGTTCTATCAGGTGTCCCTCGGTGGCAGCGCCAGCCGCGATGCCAGCCTGGGCAAGATCCTCGGTCCGTCCTTCGCTCAGGAAGCCATGCCGGATGTCATTTCGAAGCTGATTGACGTCTACGTCGAACAACGTACCGAAGACGAGCGCTTCATTGACACCTATCAGCGTATTGGCATCGACCTCTTCAAGGAACGCGTCTATGCAGCGAATCATTAA
- a CDS encoding ABC transporter substrate-binding protein: MFKFLHICLLLSGVLLHTCARAESVLFLNPGSTTEAFWLSYSQFMQAAARDLGIDLQILYAQRQPELTVAQARIALQGPQRPDYLVFVNEQYVAPQILRLAHGSGVKLFMVNAALTADQQALSGSHPDRIGSLVPNDEEGGYLMMKELIRRHPPVARGEQIELLAFSGLKITPSAQLRESGMQRALAEHPQVRLRQLVNSGWNRQRAYEQAKLLLGRYPNVSLVWSANDEMAFGAMQAFAEQGKVAGKDVLFSAVNTSPAALQALIDGRLSALVGGHFTLGGWALVAIHDHDQGVDLNQYGGRDRQVPLLQLIDKAHAERMLAQGATPDYGVRFRTLSAKGRPPAYRYPFSLQTLMR; this comes from the coding sequence ATGTTCAAGTTTCTCCACATCTGCCTGCTGCTGTCGGGCGTGCTGCTGCACACCTGCGCGCGGGCCGAATCGGTGCTGTTTCTCAATCCGGGTTCGACCACGGAAGCTTTCTGGCTCAGCTATTCGCAATTCATGCAGGCCGCTGCCCGGGACCTGGGGATCGATCTGCAGATTCTCTATGCCCAGCGCCAGCCCGAACTGACCGTGGCGCAGGCGCGCATCGCCTTGCAGGGGCCGCAGCGTCCCGACTACCTGGTGTTCGTCAACGAACAATACGTCGCTCCGCAGATTCTGCGCCTGGCGCATGGCAGCGGCGTCAAGCTGTTCATGGTCAATGCCGCGCTCACGGCGGATCAGCAAGCCCTGTCGGGCTCGCACCCGGACCGGATCGGCAGCCTGGTGCCGAACGACGAGGAGGGCGGTTATCTGATGATGAAGGAATTGATCCGCCGACATCCGCCCGTGGCCCGCGGCGAACAGATCGAGCTGCTGGCGTTCTCCGGCCTGAAAATCACTCCATCGGCGCAACTGCGTGAAAGTGGCATGCAGCGAGCGTTGGCCGAACACCCGCAGGTGCGCCTGCGGCAATTGGTCAACAGCGGCTGGAATCGCCAGCGCGCTTATGAACAGGCAAAACTGTTGCTGGGCCGTTATCCGAACGTTTCGCTGGTCTGGTCGGCCAATGACGAAATGGCCTTCGGCGCCATGCAGGCTTTTGCCGAACAGGGCAAAGTCGCCGGCAAAGATGTGTTGTTCAGTGCGGTAAACACCTCACCGGCGGCGTTGCAGGCGCTGATCGACGGGCGCCTCAGCGCGCTGGTCGGCGGCCATTTCACCTTGGGCGGCTGGGCACTGGTTGCGATACACGACCATGATCAAGGCGTCGACCTCAACCAGTACGGCGGGCGCGATCGACAGGTTCCTCTGTTGCAACTGATCGACAAGGCGCACGCAGAGCGGATGCTGGCACAGGGCGCAACGCCCGATTATGGCGTGCGTTTCCGCACACTGTCGGCCAAGGGGCGCCCGCCGGCGTACCGCTATCCGTTTTCGCTGCAAACGCTGATGCGCTGA
- a CDS encoding DUF2970 domain-containing protein, with the protein MDDPVDNKPPTFWQMLHSVMAAAFGVQSGKNRARDFTHGKPSHFVLLGILFTAVFALVLFAVVKLVLHFAGV; encoded by the coding sequence ATGGACGATCCAGTCGATAACAAACCGCCGACCTTCTGGCAGATGCTGCACAGCGTCATGGCAGCGGCATTCGGGGTGCAAAGCGGCAAGAATCGGGCGCGGGACTTTACCCACGGCAAACCCAGCCATTTTGTGCTGCTGGGTATTCTGTTCACCGCGGTGTTTGCGCTGGTGCTGTTTGCGGTGGTCAAGCTGGTGCTGCATTTCGCCGGAGTCTGA